The Halobacillus amylolyticus nucleotide sequence TGTGGACTGTAGCATTAAGGCAACCATTACTGCCCCCATTGCCGGGAAACCAATGGCCACAAGTAGTGGAGCAACAATGGTTGCTGGGCTTCCCCATCCGGCCGCCCCTTCGAGAAATGATCCAAAAAGCCAACAGATTATAATCGCCTGAATCCGCCTATCTGCTGTTATGTCGGTGAAACCCGAGCGGATGGTATGAATCGCCCCGCTTTCCTTCAGTGTGTTCAAAAGTAACAAAGCCCCAAATACAATTAAGCCAACTTCAAGGGCCGTGAACACTCCCTTTATGGCAGCAGCACTAATTTGATTTGTCGGCACCTCCCATATGAAACTTGCTGTCATTACAGTGATGGCTAGAGAGATTGGCATGGCCCACTTTGCCGGCCACCGCAAAATAACTAAAAATAGAAAGACTGATAGTATTGGTATGAGTGCAATCAATACAAGATACCCAATACTCATAGGTTAACCCCCTTCAGAGATATGGTCATCAGATGACCTGTCGGATATTCATCATTATAATATAAAGCGTTTTCATTAAGCAAGTTGGAATTTGAATAGTTTAAAAATATAGTAAATAAGTATGGTGAGTTGGTGGACTTATAAAAATACGAAAAAGCCCCTTACTTGTCATTCTAGGAGCTCTGTACTTCATGAGTCATTTAACCTAAAGGAGGACTTTTTATTTGGGAGGAATGTATTTAAGCAGTGTATGTTCAACCTCTGCCAAATGATTTAACATTAACTCTTGTGCTTTCGCTGAATCTTTAGACTGGATGGCTTCAAAAATTTGTTTATGCTGTTGGTAAATCTTCTCTAATGTCCTCTGCTGAGAATACAGCCAGATGCGTCTTGTCTCAAACATAGCTTCCACCATCGTTTCTGACACACTATCCATTAAATCAATTAGAAAGCGATTGTGAGAAGCTTCTGCAATAGCCATATGAAACCGCAAGTCTGCTTTCTCCCCAAGCTGTTCATCCCCCTTGGCATTATGCATATCCGAAAGCGCCTTCTCAATTGCCTTAATGTCCGATTCTTTGGCGTTCTCTACTGCAGAGCTGACACTTCCTAATTCCAGGATTCTCCTAATTTCCAATAGATCACGGATATCTTTTTCACTCATTAGGACCGTGGCAGTTGCTATTGATGTCGTAAGTACTTTTGGATCAAACTCACGGATATAAGTACCCTCGCCCTGTCGCATTTCCACAATTCCTTTTGCTCGTAAGGCACTTAATGCTTCACGAATAGCTGACCTGCCTACGCTAAAGTCTTCCGCTAGCTGCTGAACAGAATTAAGCTTATCTCCTGATTTTAAATCGCCTTTTTTGATCATATTTAATAATTCATCTGCCACTTCTTCATATATTTTGCGTGTCTTGATTTGTTTATAAGCCATCGGCACACCTCTGTCCTGTTGATTAATTCCATTTTACCGAAAGCACCATGCAGCGGCAAATCTGTAATTCTGAAAAAAGTATGTTCTCACGTAACTCATATCAGGAAAAACATGCGCTTACAGACATTTATAATGAATTCATTACTATGCCCCCAATTGTTTCCGTACAGCTGCAATTGATAGAATATTTACCTTTAGAAACGTTCTGACCTTTCTCCGCGAATAACAATAAGCAAGTATTTCCTCATCCCTAATGTCAAGTACTCTAATGACCCTTTGAGAAATTTGACCGTCGGTAGCCAAGTAAATCATTTCTAGCTTCTGCTTCTGTTCAACCGAACGGCTAAGTAAACCCTCCATTCTATTCACCCCTTTATGCATAGTGTCCGCCGATTTTTTTGCTGCGTTCGAGTGTAATTCCGCCACTGGTATAGCTGCTTGCTCGAAGCAAGGCCGTCGAACCATACTGATCACGAATTTTGTCCATCACAGCCCCTATATCCTTCCTTCTTGGTCGATCATCAAATAAACTCAGCTGAACATCAGTTTCCTCACCTAAGCTTGTGAGCGCGATGGACGCCCGACGTATTTTGCTTTCCCCGTCATAAAACCGCTGGAATAAACGTAAACAAATTCGATAAACATCCATGGTAATATTTGTAGGTACTTGAACAGACATGGAGCGACTGAAGCCCCCGCCTGTTTCTATTGAGTAACCTATTCCTAAATGGACCGTCCTGCCTTCTTTACCATCATGACGCGCCCGCCGGCAAGCTTCCTCACATAAATCAAGAAGGCAGGCAAATATTTCTTCTTTTTGATACTCCCTCAACAGAGTGATCCCATGGCCATAAGATTTTTGTTCCGTCTTAACAAAATTCCC carries:
- a CDS encoding FadR/GntR family transcriptional regulator, whose protein sequence is MAYKQIKTRKIYEEVADELLNMIKKGDLKSGDKLNSVQQLAEDFSVGRSAIREALSALRAKGIVEMRQGEGTYIREFDPKVLTTSIATATVLMSEKDIRDLLEIRRILELGSVSSAVENAKESDIKAIEKALSDMHNAKGDEQLGEKADLRFHMAIAEASHNRFLIDLMDSVSETMVEAMFETRRIWLYSQQRTLEKIYQQHKQIFEAIQSKDSAKAQELMLNHLAEVEHTLLKYIPPK